The following proteins come from a genomic window of Gimesia chilikensis:
- a CDS encoding FAD-dependent oxidoreductase — translation MADKKIDRRNFGKYLAGGTAAFLTGAASAADKQPLVDGVTRPSNTLILDGGGQSVWNSTAQHVRTRGWVSPDGKIFHEAARNIPIQEEDDVIVCGGGPAGFAAALAAARSGAKTRLLEVNGCVGGVWTAGALTLIIDAQKKPGIMHEILEKLEERDASNVLNNGSVAYDTEKTKLLLEDMLLEAGVKIQLHTRVVGAVTDINNRLSVIVTESKSGRQAWRAKSFIDCTGDGDMAAQAGCGYEFGQPGTGLTQPMSLMVLLTGVTTDGIAQFVRGDAEPRKLGNPKKNLLAEFQRAGVDPSYGGPTIFRVRDGLFAMMANHEYGTLSIDAAHVTDATLQARREVHKLVNSLKKLGDPWTNLEIIATAEQIGTREGRRILGRYYVSSEDLKNGARFDDAICHVRFGIDVHSTNPGKTKAIEKKPFKSKPYDIPLRALIARDVNGLMMAGRCISGDFIAHSSYRVTGNAVAMGEAAGVASAVAATSDKMPHEVPFSAVSKQLAQIRGEDQRQVKS, via the coding sequence ATGGCAGACAAGAAGATAGACCGCCGCAATTTTGGAAAATATCTGGCCGGTGGAACTGCCGCCTTTCTGACGGGGGCAGCAAGTGCGGCTGACAAACAACCCCTGGTTGATGGCGTGACGCGTCCCTCGAATACGCTGATTCTGGATGGAGGCGGGCAATCGGTCTGGAACTCCACCGCGCAACATGTTCGTACCCGCGGTTGGGTTTCCCCTGACGGGAAGATCTTTCACGAAGCCGCCCGGAATATTCCCATCCAGGAAGAAGACGATGTGATTGTCTGTGGTGGTGGCCCGGCCGGTTTTGCCGCAGCCCTGGCAGCAGCACGCAGCGGAGCCAAAACCCGTCTGCTGGAAGTGAATGGCTGTGTGGGAGGTGTCTGGACTGCTGGTGCGTTGACGCTAATTATCGATGCTCAGAAGAAGCCGGGCATTATGCATGAGATTCTGGAAAAACTCGAAGAACGCGATGCCAGTAACGTCTTAAATAACGGGTCGGTCGCCTACGACACCGAAAAAACCAAGCTCCTGCTTGAAGACATGCTGCTGGAAGCGGGAGTCAAGATTCAGCTGCATACCCGCGTGGTCGGGGCTGTGACAGACATCAACAATCGTCTGTCGGTAATTGTCACTGAATCGAAGTCGGGTCGACAGGCCTGGCGGGCGAAGTCATTCATTGACTGTACCGGTGACGGCGACATGGCGGCACAGGCCGGTTGTGGTTATGAGTTCGGGCAGCCCGGTACCGGGCTCACCCAGCCGATGAGTCTGATGGTATTGCTGACCGGCGTAACGACAGATGGGATCGCCCAGTTCGTTCGTGGCGATGCAGAGCCCCGCAAATTGGGGAATCCCAAAAAGAACCTGCTGGCAGAATTTCAGCGGGCCGGCGTGGATCCCTCTTATGGTGGACCGACAATCTTCCGGGTGCGGGACGGCCTGTTTGCGATGATGGCCAACCACGAATATGGAACACTTTCGATCGATGCTGCTCACGTTACCGACGCAACCCTGCAGGCGCGTCGAGAAGTACACAAGCTGGTCAACAGCCTCAAGAAACTGGGGGATCCCTGGACCAATCTCGAAATTATCGCGACCGCAGAACAGATCGGAACGCGTGAAGGACGTCGTATTCTGGGGCGTTATTACGTTTCGAGTGAGGATCTGAAAAACGGTGCCCGCTTTGATGACGCAATCTGTCATGTCCGATTTGGAATCGATGTGCATTCCACCAACCCAGGTAAAACCAAGGCGATTGAAAAGAAACCATTCAAATCAAAACCTTATGACATTCCGTTACGGGCTCTGATCGCCCGGGATGTCAACGGCCTGATGATGGCTGGACGCTGTATCAGCGGTGACTTTATCGCGCACAGCAGTTACCGGGTCACCGGGAATGCGGTCGCGATGGGGGAAGCAGCCGGAGTCGCATCAGCTGTGGCGGCGACTTCAGACAAAATGCCTCACGAAGTCCCCTTCTCTGCCGTTTCCAAACAGCTGGCACAGATCCGCGGGGAAGATCAGCGGCAGGTAAAAAGCTAG